A window of Streptomyces sp. NBC_01689 genomic DNA:
CGACGCTGGTGGTCGGGGACCTGATCCTCGACGAGGACAGCCACGAGGTGTTCCGGGCCGGGGACAACATCCACCTCACCGCCACGGAGTTCGAGCTGCTGCGCTTCCTCATGCGCAACCCGCGGCGCGTGCTCAGCAAGGCACAGATCCTCGACCGCGTGTGGTCCTACGACTTCGGCGGCCAGGCCAACGTGGTCGAGCTCTACATCTCGTATCTGCGCAGGAAGATAGACGCGGGGCGCGAGCCGATGATCCACACCCGGCGCGGAGCCGGTTACCTGATCAAACCCGCGGTGTCATGAGCGGACGACGACGGCCGCGGAAGCAGGGGCGGGGGCGACCGCCGCGCACACTGCGGACCCGGCTCGTCGTCTATGCGATGACGCTCATCGCGGTGGTGTGCGCGGTGATCGGGACGGTGACGACGCTCGCGCTGCGGTCCCATCTGTACGACCAGCTGGACGACACGCTGGGCGAGGTCGCGGGCCGTGCCAGCGGCCCGTTGGCACCGGGCGGCGACCAGGCCGGCGGGGACACCGGGATTCCGCCGAACTCCCGGTCCGGCGGCGCCGGCATGGTCTCGGGCGGAGTCTTCGACTTCCTCACCCGGGGGCCGAACCAGGCGGACACCATCGGCGCCGTCGTCTCGAACGGCGTGATCACCAGGGCGGTCGTCTCCGAGGAGAACGCCACCAGTGTCGGCGGCGTCCCGGACATGGGCATCAAGGAACTCGGCGCCGTCCAGAAGACCGCGCTCGGGTCCGTGCCGAGGACCGGCACCCACAGCGTGGACGTCCCCGGCCTCGGCGAGTACCGCGTCGAGTACCGCGAGGGGTACCGGGGCGCCTACTACGTCGGCATCCCCACCAGGACCGTCACCAACACCGTCAACACCCTGGTCCTCGTCGAGGTCAGCGTCACCGGCGCCGGTCTCGTCGCGGCCGGCATCGCCGGGAGCGTCCTGGTCGGACTGGCCCTGCGGCCGCTGCGCAGGGTCGCCTCCACCGCCACGCGCGTCTCCGAACTGCCGCTGCACACCGGTGAGGTGACCCTCTACGAGCGCGTCCGGGAGTCCGAGGCCGACCCGCGCACCGAGGTCGGCCAGGTCGGTGCCGCGCTCAACCGGATGCTCGACCACGTCCACGGCGCGCTGCACGCCCGCCAGCAGAGCGAGACGCGGGTACGGCAGTTCGTCGCGGACGCCAGCCACGAGCTGCGCACCCCCCTGGCGTCGATCCGCGGGTACGCCGAGCTGACCCGGCGCGGCCGTGAGGAGACCGGCCCCGACACCCGGCACGCCCTCGGGCGGATCGAGTCCGAGGCCGCCCGGATGACCGGGCTGGTGGAGGACCTGCTGCTGCTCGCCCGCCTCGACGCCGGGCGTCCGCTCCAGTACGAGGACACCGACCTCGTCCCCCTCGTCATCGACGCGGTGAGCGACGCCCGGGCGGCCGGCCGGGACCATGACTGGCGCCTGGAGCTCCCGGACGAGCCGGCGCCGGTCCTCGCGGACGCCGCCCGGCTGCAACAGGTCATGGTCAACCTGTTCGCGAACGCCAGGACGCACACCCCGCCCGGTACGACGGTCACCGCCCGCGTGCACCGGCACGGGCCCTGGCTGTGCGTGGACGTCCAGGACGACGGGCCGGGCATCCCGCCCGGCCTGCTGCCCCGCGTCTTCGAACGCTTCGCGCGCGGCGACTCCTCCCGCTCCCGCGCCTCCGGCTCGACCGGTCTGGGACTCGCGATCGTGCAGGCCGTCGCCGCCGCGCACGGGGGCGCCGTCACCGTCGACAGCGTGCCGGGCAGGACGGTGTTCACCCTGCACCTGCCCTCGCCGCCCGGTGCCGCGGCCGTGGACGCGGCACCGGAAACACGGGACGCGGCGGCGCGACACCACTCACAGGCACAGCACAGCGCCACCACATCGGTGCGACAGGGCGTCTGACCAGAGTCGCTCCCATGCGAACCGACTCTTCTCCCGGCGCCCTGCCGGCGCGGGAGCACCTTCCGGCCGGGTCCGCCGGTACGCCTGTCCTGGACGTGGTGATCCCCGTCCACAACGAGGAGAAGGACCTCCAGCGCTGTGTGGGGAGACTCCACGAACACCTCAGGCGCACGTTCCCGTACGCGTTCCGCATCACGGTCGCGGACAACGCGTCGACGGACAGCACGCCCCGGGTCGCCGCGCGGCTGGAGTCACGGATACCGGAGGTGCGGTCCCGCCGGCTCGAACAGAAGGGGCGCGGGCGCGCGCTGCGCACCGTGTGGTCGGCCTCGGACGCCCCGGTCCTCGCGTACATGGACGTCGACCTGTCCACCGACCTCAACGCCCTGCTGCCGCTGGTGGCCCCGCTGATCTCGGGCCACTCCGACCTCGCCATCGGCTCCCGGCTCACCCGGAGTTCGCGTGTGGTGCGCGGCGCCAGACGGGAGTTCATCAGCCGCGGCTACAACCTGATCCTGCGCGGCTCGCTGCAGGCCCGCTTCTCCGACGCCCAGTGCGGCTTCAAGGCGATCCGCCGGGACGTCGCCCAGGTGCTGCTGCCGCTGGTCGAGGACACCGGCTGGTTCTTCGACACCGAGATGCTGGTGCTGGCCGAGCGGGCCGGGCTGCGCATCCACGAGGTGCCGGTCGACTGGGTCGACGACCCGGACTCGACCGTGCACATCGTGCGGACGGCGACCGACGACCTGAAGGGCGTCTGGCGCGTGGGGCGCGCCCTCGGCACCGGATCGCTGCCCCTGGACCGGCTCGCGCGCCCTTTCGGGGACGAC
This region includes:
- a CDS encoding sensor histidine kinase — translated: MSGRRRPRKQGRGRPPRTLRTRLVVYAMTLIAVVCAVIGTVTTLALRSHLYDQLDDTLGEVAGRASGPLAPGGDQAGGDTGIPPNSRSGGAGMVSGGVFDFLTRGPNQADTIGAVVSNGVITRAVVSEENATSVGGVPDMGIKELGAVQKTALGSVPRTGTHSVDVPGLGEYRVEYREGYRGAYYVGIPTRTVTNTVNTLVLVEVSVTGAGLVAAGIAGSVLVGLALRPLRRVASTATRVSELPLHTGEVTLYERVRESEADPRTEVGQVGAALNRMLDHVHGALHARQQSETRVRQFVADASHELRTPLASIRGYAELTRRGREETGPDTRHALGRIESEAARMTGLVEDLLLLARLDAGRPLQYEDTDLVPLVIDAVSDARAAGRDHDWRLELPDEPAPVLADAARLQQVMVNLFANARTHTPPGTTVTARVHRHGPWLCVDVQDDGPGIPPGLLPRVFERFARGDSSRSRASGSTGLGLAIVQAVAAAHGGAVTVDSVPGRTVFTLHLPSPPGAAAVDAAPETRDAAARHHSQAQHSATTSVRQGV
- a CDS encoding bifunctional glycosyltransferase family 2/GtrA family protein → MRTDSSPGALPAREHLPAGSAGTPVLDVVIPVHNEEKDLQRCVGRLHEHLRRTFPYAFRITVADNASTDSTPRVAARLESRIPEVRSRRLEQKGRGRALRTVWSASDAPVLAYMDVDLSTDLNALLPLVAPLISGHSDLAIGSRLTRSSRVVRGARREFISRGYNLILRGSLQARFSDAQCGFKAIRRDVAQVLLPLVEDTGWFFDTEMLVLAERAGLRIHEVPVDWVDDPDSTVHIVRTATDDLKGVWRVGRALGTGSLPLDRLARPFGDDPRDRDLTGVPKGLARQLVGFCAVGALSTLFYLLLYSGFRSFSGSQAANALALLVSAVGNTAANRRLTFGVRGRGGAVRHQAQGLVVFGIGLALTSGSLAALNAATSSPAHSTELAVLIAANLAATVLRFLLFRAWVFPDRQDGPRSPAADPHRPARPAARPAQPYPLPVRRGPVDQRPLSVRQAAPAARDGDPAPYDGARFPADAADPDQGDPTTRTQPVRPHDHDPRNAR